Genomic segment of Drosophila takahashii strain IR98-3 E-12201 chromosome X, DtakHiC1v2, whole genome shotgun sequence:
CCAGAGTACCCAGCGTGTTTGCCAGCGGGGGCGTTTGGTTAAGCAATTGCAGCTGCTGCACAAATGCAATAATATGCACAAATGTCCACACATGGATGGGCACTcgtttatgcaaatattttccatgattGAATGAAAACaataactaaacaaaaaaaacgaaacaaataaaaactacaaaattaaCAGCAGCAATGTCCATGGTCACCGAAGCAGATGAACAAATAAATGGATGTCctcatttgtttatttaaactatttaaactatttaaggCGAAAATGCATTCAAGGCTGActctaaaaaatgttatagatTAAAAGTCTccatagaaataataaaaaaaacgccaACTTGCAAAAGTGTAGAGAATCAAAAGTTGAATGGCCAAAATTTGCATTCTTCTCATGACTTTCCCATAAAAGAAGCCGCAGCACCCACAGAATTGGCTTCATGCTAATGATCACATGTTTTTTTGCAATCGAGCTCCATGAATCTGGGAAAATTCGTGTTCAAAAAAGATTGCGTGTGAAGCGGCAATACTGCCAAAATAAAAGGAGAGAAATAGGGTTTCTTTTGAAATGCACTGTTGGTTTTTAAGGGGCTTTACAATTAGCTATATTTCTTGCAGGATTGcaaatatttagatattaataaatatattctaaagCTTTTAATTTTCCGTCTTAAAAGAAATGCAAGTCATTAGAAATAATCGGATAATTAACCTTGCTAATGGATCTGAACTTGAAGTCCCCGAGGAGCACGCGCCTCCAAATCTCGATCCTCCTACGATCTCGTAACCCCTTCGGACTCAGATTTGGACTCGGAATGTCCGCTCGAGGGTCGAGCCATATAATTGGAATAACTATCATccgcgatgatgatgatcgtCCGCCCCCCCgaacataataataatgaaatagtGCAAATAATAAGCGGGAATGGGCGGGGTAATGGGTCTGGGCTGTCCATGTCCATGGTATGCTGTGGTTTTTCAGTTCAGTTCCATTccgattcccattcccattcccattcccagttTGTCGTCTCCAAGTGCGAGCAATTGCACAAGgcacacaaaaacaagaacaacGAGAGCAACTGTCGCTCgcttattttccaatttaacTCAATAACGCGGACTGGCTTAATGGCATTTGACGCTGAAAATTTGCGATTTACTACACCCACCATTCCCCCACCGTCCTTATACACTACACACCACATACCTTGTATAGCGTACACACTATACACTATCCACCAAGCACTAGCATTTATCATAATTCGAGTAGCTGGATCTGGGATGctgcggatgtggatgtggatgtggcagAGTGATTTATGCCAGGAAAATGATGCCagcaaaaatctaaaattgtttTCGTTTACCCAAAAGTCGAGCTAATCGCAAAGGTAATAGGGTAAATCGGTTAGCGTTACGGTTTTCCAAACGCAAATTGAAGTGTGATATTATTTGACATCCATTGATTGAAATGCTTTTACACCAATTAAAAAGTATGTGCTTTTCATTATTACaaaatcttttacttttaattttctggGAATATTTTCAGGCTGTTTTAATGAGTAGTTCTGAAGAAATATTAGGAGAAATTAAATCTATGCCAAGAAATAATTTCTATGTTAAGAATCTGATCCTtagaactaaaaaatattatcatatagtaaactaaattatttatcTTATTTCTTAGTTaaaaacttactaaaaatgaCGACACAAATGTGTAATATTTCGTAAGAAATTCTTCACTAAAGACAGTTATCCTTAGAaccaaaaattaatcaaaagataaaaatcatacagtaaaataaatgttttaaccCCTTCCCAAGATTAAGAGTTACCGAAAATGATGACACAAATGTGTAATATTTCGTAATTTCCAGACAAAGATCACAAAAGATCAGGGGAGAATGGTATATAAAGAGAGAGTACTGTAGTGAGCAGCAGTAAAAACCAGTGGGTAAAGTTGGCATTGCACAGATCCgctagcagcagcagcaacaacaacaacaacaacaacaacaacaagatcTGTCGCTCTGAAAAAGATTTTCACCATCTGACCATTGAGACCTCCCCTTAATCGTTGCTTTtgcgcttttttttttgtgggtctTTCAAAGTGTCGTCCACGAAAAGTTTtctctttttgttgtttgtggcTTTTCAGAGTtttgctattgttgttgttgttgtcgctggcCTTACTGGCCGATCGGCCAATCTATGTGTTTATACTTTGTTTGTGCCCCATTGCCGCATTTCTTTTCAGTTGCAAATTACTTCAAGTTGTTgcttgttgtttgttgtttgctttcaatctggtttttgtggttgttgctgctgctgctgtcaaTAAACTGCAAAAGTTCGTTGTTATTGTCACCGCATCGGTTTTCTATATACTAGGTACATATGTGTATATAATATACAAACAGGATATTTACTTTGGCTATGGGTCGAAATATGTGGTTCTCGGGATTATAGcagatttttttaaggatttttatttgcactttttaacacagaattgaactcgaaaaaaaacaacaaattggcCCAATTAATTTGTACAAGAATTTCCGATTTCCTGTTCGTTTCTTTGGTTCTGCACTTCTGATTCGGATAATCGGATCTAAGgagggtttttattttttggggggaTTCGAAATTCGTTTTGCGTATTCTATGCGCTCGCCGCGGTTGTTCAAAATAAACTGACAATTCTGCgttgtttaaaaatagtcaagaAGCGACGTTCCAGCGCAGCAGCCGAAGTGGCACGAATGTCCGGCCGAAGTAGCTTCGGTTGCAAGTTGTAACACACCGCAAAAAATCGGGGGTGCACTTAATAGGCTTTGAAGAAGACCTCAGATATACATTTCTTTTCTTGTACCTTAATTATCgctgtttaaaataataataataatgagacAAATCATGAAATTGATATTCATAAGTATTGATTTGAGTCCCCAAatatcttattttgtttttatacatatatcatTAAAAAGGAACACCCAAAAAGCAATCAAAAAATACGAGTTCTCTTGAAAATAAACTagatttaatataaaagttTGGTATTGATTtaatactaaataatataaagccTTTAGCTAGtaaattctaaatattattgatataaaGATTAGTTTCATTTCTATACCGAAAGTTTAAGATAAATACTTTAacgaattttcaattaatactCATCTTATTGGTTTAAATGTTATGCTTTAGTTAAGATCCTATAATTATTTGTaggaataaaacaaataatattccaaaatggTTAAATACCCCGCAAACTCTATCTTAGTGCATTTCAAATGTTGTTTGAATAAAGGGCATATTTTTGTCCGTGTTTTTTCTGGCGACAGTTGCACCGAGACCCTCGCTCTCTGAGAGTCAAGCTCTGGGGAGAATCCAGTCTGGTGGTACGTGAGGCCCCAAAAGAGAGCTAGAAAAGCGACGCGCGCGCCGTCTGCATACTTTATGAATGAGATTTATGTTTAGATTTCAGTGTCACGTTTTGATCCACTTTTCGGCCTAAGCACCACAAACAGAAAataagcaaaaaacaaaaaacaaagagaAAGAAGCACAACAAATGGAGAGATTTCAAATAAAAGCGAcgggaagtggaagtggtCAGCACTCATACGCCGTGTGTGCAGCTGTTGCATCTGACATGACGTCACGGATTACGCTTTGGATTACGTCCTACAATCAGCTGTTTGCCGATCATTAGcttaaaaataaggaaatgAAAGATTGGAATCTaatgcaaaataatattttttgtcattACGTGCACTTTGAAGGGTCGACGAACCTTCGCATCGTGAGAAAATAAAGAGgcacaaaaagaaaactaaatggAGAATAAAAACTTAGAAATCCCTGACAAGAAGGCTTAAAATATAACGGTTTTATAAAACAAACCTGGGAAATATTTCGAAACAAATTGATTGGGATCAGATCTCCATCGATGGGCATTCAAACctgaaaatgtatatttttggccatttttcgcaTAAAACACATagtgcaaaaaaataagaaaattgggtaaaaaaataattgtattttcgAAACTGATTTGGattgcttttttttctgcgcaccttattttttttttttaacatttttaacaatttttcctaAATAGATTCactaaaaaaatcagaaatcatAATTAATTCCTTTGaatattgtgtttatttttcttgGGATTCCCAACATAACGAAAATTTCGAGACAATACacattatttatgaaaattcacCAAACACGGTTTTTGCATACTCTGCAGACAAATTGCTTATGGTGGCTATCCGGTCAACAGtttcgtttttaaatgttgCATAACCAAAAAAACAGACTGCATTAATAACTATTAACTGTGCCATAACGgaggcagcaaaaaaaaaaaaaataaacaatccaTCGACTTATCGACACACCAACCTTGCGTTGCGTGATATCGAACTTAGCATAAATGAAAGTCGAGAAAAGAAACTCCATCGACCCCAAAAAATGCGTTTCTACGAAATGTTTTGGATTTTGCCTGttgaactaaaaatatttatcatattAGTTTGtgttaagaaaacaaaaatattattattatttggtttataaaaaacaactaTATTTAATAAGCCACTCGGCCACTCTATTAAGGTGATATCTTATTACAAATTGTTCGTTATAGTTAATGCACTGTGGAAAAATTCAAGGAATTTATGGTATTTAGTTTAAGATCTGGAATTTGAAACTTCTGGTTTTATATAGAAAATGGTATTTACATTGCATATTACAGTTTTTCTATTTGTTATGCaaatttaaagtgtaaaaaatcaGTCTAACATTTTTCCACagtgcactcaaaaaaaatggGTTACGCAACTAAGTGAGTGAGGCAAGATTCATCAATTTAGTGGCTCAGCAGGCGGCTCACTTGTCCTTTCGCAGCTTCTGGCTGGAGAGTTCGATGGCGTCCAGCCAGAGCTTGAGCTCCTCGGGCTTCTCCGGCCGCTGGGCGGTCTCCGGATAGGTCTTCAGGACCTCGAGAACGTTGCAGTTGGTGATGTTCTGCTTGGACATGGCCACCGCCCGCACGAAGCCGTCGGAGAGGGTGACGAACTGCTGCTCCAAGTAGATGGCCTTGTCGTCCCACCAGACCAGCTTCGTCTGGATCTTGTACGGATGGAAGATGGGTATGGTGCGGCGGTAGCGCACACTACTGGCACCCTGGACAGCCCCACCTCGTCGCTCCCGGATGCGCTCATACAGACCGGTGAGGGCGTAGAAATGGAAGCGGGCAAAGTCCAGTTCCCGCAGATAGCGGGCATTGTTCATGTGCCGGATGAAGATGTCCACATCCTGCGAGGTGCACAGCCCGTAGATCGTCGTCGTGTCCGTCACCTTGCGCTTCCGCTGGAACAGGCGACCCGCGAACACGGTGAACACACAGCGGATGAAGTAGTTGACATCCCAGATCACGTACAGGATCAGCAGCAGGACTAGCCAAGACATCGCGGCTTTGAAGTTTGGCTAAGTTGGTACTCCCACTGAAAATAGAGTAGGGGAAAACCCGTTAGTGACGGCGaaagtttttacaaaaattcaagataataattattaatattttgttatttatttatcttaaaaaaatatattttttattattgaaatttgtatttatatttctagaaacattcaaaaagaaaaagtggtttaaattattgttatatGTTTATAAAGATAGATTTAGATCACAAAgtgtaaacatttttctgtGTGCATCAGACTTTGGTGCTGATTTACCGGATCGACAAAGTCCGTTGTGGGGCAAGTCAATTGTATCGGTTGACCCCTTCGCCAAGCAGCTGGATTTCCATATACTTACATTTGCAGCTGGCAACTAGCAGCGGGACGAGCGGGTCCAGCGGAGCGGGAAAGCGGTAAAGGTAGAAATCGGTTGAATCGGGTAGAGCGGTACGCAGCAACACAACCGCAGGCGAAGCAAGACCACAGACGACTGAAGATTGTAGACTGTAGACTGAAGACTGGAGAGTGTAGACTGCAGACTGGCGATTGGCAAAGGCGAAGACAACGCAACTGCGAAGCAGAAGAAAGCAATCTCTCGAAAGTTAGCCAACGCAATCAGTGCTGTCAGCTTTACATGACTTCACAGCTAAAagctaaatatttgtaatatatttaaaaaaataaaatataaaaaaaaacctatgaAATGAACATAACTTGTTATCCCTTACGTTAAC
This window contains:
- the LOC108065495 gene encoding protein THEM6, giving the protein MSWLVLLLILYVIWDVNYFIRCVFTVFAGRLFQRKRKVTDTTTIYGLCTSQDVDIFIRHMNNARYLRELDFARFHFYALTGLYERIRERRGGAVQGASSVRYRRTIPIFHPYKIQTKLVWWDDKAIYLEQQFVTLSDGFVRAVAMSKQNITNCNVLEVLKTYPETAQRPEKPEELKLWLDAIELSSQKLRKDK